Below is a window of Veillonella rodentium DNA.
CGTGGCGCATATAGAAAATAATCCTTCGGTTCGCTCTCATATTGACTGATCATTTTCTTACCGCCGCCGCTATATCCCGTTAGTGATGTAACGGTAAACGGATAATCAGTCGGTACAAGTCCTGACTTTACAAGCGGTGCGATACAGGCGATCATGCCGCTCGCATGACATCCGGGATTTGCGATATGCTTTTCTGTAGCAATCGCTGTTTTGTAGCTTTCACCAAGTTCAGGAAAACCGTAGGCCCAATCCGCATCCGTTCTGAAAGCCGTCGATGTATCGATAACCTTACACGACAGGTCACCGATGGCCGCCATAATTTCCTTGGATGCCGCATCCGGCAAACAAAGAAATACGATATCTGCATTCTTAGCCACCGCTTTGATAGCTTCAATATTTTTACGATCCTCATCGGCGGTAGCCAATAATTCAATATCTTTTCTGTCGGACAACCGTTCATGAATCCGGAGCCCCGTGGTCCCTTCATGACCGACGATAAATACCTTATACGATGCCATACTACACCTCAATTCTCACCTCTATACCGGTGATCAAACCTGCTCTTTCTTAACGGCACTCTCTGCCATACTGAACAAATGAACAAACTATACTCATAATCACTTAAAGCAAAGAAATTATTTCATTGGATAGTCGCCGAATGTGGCAACCATAACCGCCTTAATCGTGTGAAGGCGATTTTCCGCCTCTTGGAACGCAAGAGAGTTAGGACCTTCAAAGACTTCTTCCGTCACCTCGATACCGTTCATGCCGAATCGTTCAAAGATATCGTGACCGACCTGTGTTTCCGTATTGTGGAACGCCGGTAAGCAGTGACAGAACTTAACATTTAGATTTCCCGTCAGTTCCAGCATCTTTGCATTTACCTGATACGGTTTAAATGTATTGATACGTTCCTCCCACATATCGTAAGTGTCGCCCATCGTCACCCATACGCCGGTATAGATAACATCTAAGCCTTTAACGCCGCTTGTCACATCATCCGTAACGGTAATGGTGGCACCGGTCTCCTTCGCCACCTTGAGGCATTCTTCATAGAACGGTCCGGCCGGCCAGAATTTTTTAGGTCCGATCAGTCTGAAATCCATCCCCATTTTTACGGCGCCGCTCATCAGGGCATTGCACATATTGGATTGGCCATGTCCTACATAGGCAAAGGAAATTTCATTCAACGGTTTATCCATATTCTCCTGTAAGGTCAAGAAATTTGCCAAGGTCTGTGTGGGATGATCCATATCGGTAAGACCGTTCCACACAGGCACACCGGAATAATCCGCCAATGTATCTACATCATCTTGCGCAAATCCTCTGAATTCGATGGCATCATACATGGATCCCAATACACGAGCCGTATCCTTTAAGGACTCCTTTTTATTCATCTGAGATCCGCTTGGTCCGAGGTACGTCGTATACGCCCCCTGATCTGCAGCCCCGACTTCAAAGGCACAACGAGTCCGTGTAGAATCCTTTTCAAAGATAAGAACGAAATTTTTACCGTTTAATGTCTTTACCTCCGTCCCCGCTTTTTTATCCGCCTTAAGTTGCGCCGCAAGTTTTAGAAAGTACTTGATTTCATCCGGTGTATACTGAAGCATTGTTTTAAATGATTGATTCTGTAAACTTTTCATAATAACCTCTTATTTCTCCTGTAATAACTCCGCCGCTATGCCGGCCATCATCGTAATTCCCGGTTCCAGTATGCTTTCATCGATGGTGAAAGCTGCATTATGTAGGGCCGGATTACCTTCAAATCCCGTTCCCAACCAGAGGAAGGCCCCTTTGATTTTATTGAGATATGCGGAAAAATCTTCCGCCGCCATCGACGGAAATTCCGGATGCACCACAGAATCCTTGCCGAGATAAGTTTCAACGATATGTGTGGCATAGTCAATAGCATCCGCATCATTGATTGTCGCCCCATGTCCACGACGATATTCCAATGTGCTGGCTGTGCCGAACATCATGTCGAGGGCTTTGAGACTTTCACCGAGGCGACGTTCAATGTAGTCGCGTTTCGCTGGGTCATAGGTTCTGCAGGTTCCCTCCAGATATGCATCTCCGGATCCCACATTATATCGATCACCGGAGTTAAAGACACCGATTGTACATACGAGATTGTCCATCGGATTGGTTTCACGAGCCACCATGGACTCTACATTGACAATCCAGTTCGCCGCGGCCACAATGGCATCAATACCGTTGTGCGGCTCGGCGCCGTGAGTCGCCTTCCCCTTGATATGGACGAGGAATCGATCCGACGCGGCCATGAGATTACCTTTCTTAAGCCCCACCGTCCCCACCGGCAGCTGAGGCCATACATGAAGCCCGTAAATCTCGTCCACATCATCCAAAACACCGGAGTCCACAATACCTTGTGCCCCTTTAATAAGTGCTTCCTCCTCCGCGGGCTGGAATACGAGTTTCACTGTTCCGTGCAGTTGATCCTTGACGGATTGCAGAATGGCTGCCGCTCCTAAAAGAATAGCCATGTGGCTGTCATGGCCGCATGCATGCATAACACCGGAATTCTCAGATGCAAAAGGCAACCCCGTTACCTCCGTGATAGGCAATGCATCCATATCCGCCCGAAGTCCCACTACAGGACCATCAAAGGCCCCCTTAATCTCGCCGATGACTGCATATTTATATACATCCGCTTTAAAAGGGATGCCTAAATCCGTCAATACGCTCTGAATAAATTCAGATGTTTTCTTTTCTTCACCGGATAGTTCCGGATGACGATGAATATGTCGGCGCCATGCCACAACTTGTTCTTTATATTGAGAAGCATATTGTTTAATTAAATCTTGTAGTGTATGCATGACGATTTCTCCTTTTCCGTAAAATATACAGAACCTATTAGTTTATACATAATTTTTGTATTTTTATAATCTATGTACGTATTATAATCCCATATTTTTCATTGCGCAAGTATTTATACACCAATAATGTATTTTTATTTGTAATTATACATATCGCATTTTGTAATACCCATATAATCGACTCGAACAAAATATGTCGAAACACATGAAACAATACTATTACAATGAAGCGCCCTTTCTATACTGTCAATGTAATAGAGTCATAACATAAACAGCACACAAAAAGGCACCTTCCACGGAAGATGCCTTAGTATTGTAAAATCTGACATATTAAATTATATTTTACCGTATACATCATATATCACCATTAAATATGATAATATATTAAGTATACTTATACATGATTTATTTTTCTAAAGTCGTTTCGTCCAACAATGTTCCGTCAGGCAAGAACGACTTGATCATTAACGAATGTTTTGTCACCGTCATAGACATATAATTATCCGTTTCCGGTTGCGGCGCCACATATACATCCAGAGGATGTCGTACCCATAACCCAGGATACCGCACATCACCGGCAACGCCCGTAATAATATAAAGAGGGCCCGACGCATCTCGATCAAAATTACGTACATGACCGCGATTGCGATAGGTATGTAAATGAGCCGACAGCACAAGATCCACATTAAATTCATCAAAGATAGGCATAAACAATACCCCTTCCTCGCTAAATCCGGAAGCGCGACTGGCCCCTTCGCGATTAACCGCATATTGGAACGGGTCACGATGCATGAGCACTACAGTCCATTTCCTGGTATTAGACGCTAAGTCCTGCCGCAGCCATTCGACCTGCACATCATATAAATCAGGATGATGTACATCGTGATTGTCCTCATGGTTACTTTCATACAATTGCGTATCCAGTACGACATAATGAACATCGCCATAATCATAAGAATAATAACGACGATTAAATATATCATTCCCGTTACCCGGCACATCAAAATAATTCAGATACGCCCGAGGTTCACGCATTTTCCAATCTACGGTATACATTTCATGATTTCCCAATAACGGCGACAACGGAATTCGTGTGCTAAGAAGTGCAACAGAATTTAGCCATGCGCGCCATTGTGACGCCTCTTCACCGTTATCCACAAGGTCCCCCATGCTGATATACATAGCCGCCTCAGGGTTACGTTGAGCCGAATCTTTGACGATTTGATTCCATCCGGAATAATCAGCGGACTGCGAATCCGGATATATGAGCACCTCATATTCATCGGCGCCCGCCGTTTTCAAGAGGTACCATTCGCTGCGTCGATCCGTTCCATATCCGACACGATATTCATACTCGGTATCCGGTGCGAGTCCGGTTAATGTCGTCTCATGAATATATGTGCTTGTCCCATCGTCCGTGAAAGCCTTGCTCGATGCATTCTGACTCATAAGACCTGTTGCGGATGTATCACCACGCTTACGATATTCAACTACCGCATCAGATTCATCATTATCCGACTGCCACATGATAGTTCTGGCAACACTGTTGTCTTTGGCAACGATCTGACGAATATAACGCCCTTCTGATGCCAACAGCGGTTTAATCTCCTGCCCGGTAGCAACCGCCATTCCACGCTCAAGAAAGGAGCCGAAAGCATCACGATACTCATAAGCACCAAAGAATAGAGCCGCAACAACACCTCCGATACCTATTATTTTTAATAAATCCTTTTTATCCATATACCCTCATTTTTATATTCTAAATACATGGCCTTATTGTACAAATTAAAGTTGACTTTAAGTCAATATATAATTTTTATCACCTTATATGCAATGTGTTCAAGTATAATACATTTGTGACAAAAGAATAAAAAATAAGAAGATTCTCTGTTATAATGAAGTCGCTAAACCAATCGTTATAAACAAGGAGAATCTTCTTATGAAATCTATTATAACTGAAGAACTAAGACTTCGTAAACGGGCATATGAATATGCAATAAAATATAACAATAATGCTGAAGCAGCGCGTCGGTATCATACAAGCCGACAACAAATTCAACGTTGAAGAAAGCGGTATGATGGAACAATAGATTTGTTACGTCCACATAGTAGGAGACCGCATAGTCATGCTAATCAACATACAGCAACAGAGCTGGAGTTGATTCGTAGAGTGAATTCGAAGTTCCGTCACGAAGGACTGGCACAGGTATATGTAGAAGCTCGAAAACGAGGCTATACACGTTCGTACGGAGCCATGTGCAGGCAGATACGTCTTCATACACCTAAGGTATCTAAAAAGAAGACCTATTCCAAAAGTAAGTGGAGACCGGATGTAGTCACCTATCCGGGTGAAAAGGTTCAAATCGACATAAAATATGTACCCAATGAATGTTTGAAGTTTCATACGCATGGTATTAGTTACTATCAAATCACAGCTATTGATGAATACTTCAGAAAAAGAATTTTATCCATCGTTGATGAAAAGAGTGTTACTAATACGAGCCGATTTTTACTGGATTTAGAAACTCGTATGGGTTTTAAAATAGCGATTATACAAACGGATAACGGTCGCGAATTCACAAACTGGAATGGTAGTGAGAAGCGGTGTCTGTTCGACGAGGTATTAAAACAGCTCAGTGTCGATCATAAGCTAACAAGACCATTTTCCCCATGGCAAAATGGGAAAGTAGAGCGTAGTCACAAGGTTGATGGAGAGCGTTTTTATAATAGAACGTTTACTAGTGTGGATGAGTTAGTGAAGGCCCATCGACGCTATAATAGTCGTTATAACAATATAGCGCAAAAGGTATTAGGCTTTAAGTCACCCAATGAAGTTGTAACAGAGTATTTCTTATCTCATGCTGCATAGGCTGTGTCACAAATGTTTGACTACTCTAGATAATTTTTATCACCTTATATGCAATGCCCATATAAAACAAAGGGAGGCTATGCCTCCTCTTATTTTTCATAATACTGTTTCATCTGTGTATAGCCGTTTACAATGACTTCAATTTCACCGGTGCGAGGATGGAAAATTAATCCGTGAATGGGGACATCTTTAGGAATAAGAGGGTTAACTCGCAGTTCGTCTACCGTGTCCTCCACATTTTCCGCAGGCTGCGTGAATCCGTCCGCCCAACGTTTCATTTCCCGCTTTACCATATGAATTGCTTCCGGTGCGATACCGCGAGCCAACATCTTTTCTGTTAAATTCTTCGCCGTCGTCTTGGACATGCCGCATTCATGATGCCCGATGATAAAGATTTCATTAACATCGAGTTCATAGATACATACCAGTAAGCTGCGGACAACGCCATCAAAAGGACCTGTAATACAGTTGCCCGCTGTCTTTACAATCTTGGCTTCCCCACGACCGATGTCCATGGAGTCTTCCAAAAAATTTACAAGACGTGTATCCATACATGTGACAATGGCCATCTGACGACTCGGCATCTTACTGCATTTTGTATCAGTCTCTACATAACCCGTATTTTGATCCTCCACATATTCTCTATTATGGGCTAAAATATCATCCAGTAAACTCATAGTACCTCCTATAATAAAAGATTAGGGTTTATGATCAATCAACGGTCAGGCGTAGACAATGCCTCGATAGCGACACTGCCGCCGCGAACGACTTCAATACGATTGACAAACATATCCTTAAACAGTGCAATCATATCATTATTCTTAGATACGGTCTTTACACACTGTACGAGGACGGATTTACGACTATAGTCTACAACAAGCAGATCAAAGGTACGGGCGATGCGGAAAATCTCCTGCTTATCCGCTTCCTTACAGCTGTTCACTTTGATAAACAATAACTCCCTCTTCGTAATCGCCATATCCGTAAAGTCGATAACCTTGATAACCTCTACACTACGATTCAGTTGCTTAATGATTTGTTCATATGTCAAATCATCACAGGTAAGATCAATTGTCATTCGAGACATCGTCGGATCTTCGGTTTCCCCTACGGTCAATGTGTCAAGATTATAATTCTTACCGGCGAAGAGGCCTGAGATTTTAGCTAACACGCCGATCTGGTTTTCCACATACGCCGAAATACAGCGCTTTTTCATATGTAATTCCATAGCCCCTCCTATTTTCTATCCTTCAATAACATATCGCTCAGAGATTTCCCTGCCGGCACCATAGGCAGAACGTTGAGTTCCGTAGGAATGATAAATTCCAATAAGGTCGGACCTTCTTTGAAAGTATCCGCCAAAAGGAATCCCTTTCCCATATCTTCAACCTTTGTAATGCGCATTGCCTTAGCCCCATAAGCTTCAGCCAGTTTCACAAAATTCGGTACATATTCAAACTCGTCATTATCGATCATGCTACGTGTAACAATAGCGCTTTCATCCATCAACAAATTTGTACAGGCATACCGTTTATCATAAAATAACTGCTGCCATTGGCGCACATTGCCGAGATAACCGTTATTAAGCACGATAAGCGTCATCGGCAAGTGATAATGCATAGCCGTAGCAAATTCTTGAATGTTCATTTGCACACCGCCATCACCGCAGATGGAGAAAACACGTCGGTCCGGATTTCCCAGCTGAGCCCCCAGTGCAGCAGGGAAGCCATACCCCATCGTACCGAGACCGCCGGATGTCAATAATTGACGACCGCCTTTTAACTCTAAAAATTGAGTTGTCCATAATTGGTTCTGACCCACATCGGTCGCTACAATAGGGCAATCATAGTGATTATTGATATAATCTATGACGATTTGAGGTGTTAAGCCCTCTTCATCGGCTTGTGTAACAGGTCGCTCCTCTTTCAGTTTCTGCAATTGTTTAGACCATTCACCGAGGTCATGAGGCTCAATATATTCCAATAGTTTCTCAATCGCCAGTTTCGCATCGGCTACAACGGGAATATCCACCTTAATATTTTTAGAAATCGATGCCGCATCAACATCAATATGAATAATCTTACAGTTTTGAGCAAATGTACTCAATTTACCCGTAATACGATCATTGAAACGGGTGCCGATTGAAATCATCACGTCACAATCCGTAAGAGCCACATTGGGAGCATATCCACCATGAATGCCCACATTGCCAAGGTATAGAGGATGTCGCGAATCGATAGCCCCTTTCCCCATTAAGGTAGTGACCACGGGAATACCCGTTTTTTCAACAAGCGCCATCATAAGTTCATTGGCACCGCTGATGTTGACCCCGCCGCCCAACAGGAACAGAGGACGCTTTGCCTTTTCGATAACGGAGCAGGCCTTCTTGATTTGTCCGACATGGACCGTCGTATTCGGTTTATAGCTACGAATATTAACTTCTGTCGGATATTCATCGGACCCCATTGCTTTTTGAATATTTTTAGGCATATCCACTACAACCGGTCCCGGTCTACCTGTACGAGCTATATAAAACGCTTCTTTCAAAATACGTCCCAAATCCTTGCGGTCGCGAACGGTTACCGCATATTTACACACATTACGCACGATACCGACCGTATCGACCTCCTGAAAGGCATCATTTCCCATGAGACTCAAGTCCACTTGTCCCGTAATACAAACGAGAGGCACACTGTCCGCATACGCCGTTGCAATCCCCGTTACAAGATTGGTCGCGCCCGGTCCGGAAGTCACCATACAGACTCCCACCTTACCGGTGCTACGCGCATAACCATCCGCCGCATGAGCCAAGGCCTGTTCATGACGTGGCAATACAACTTTCACCGTATCCTGTTTGTACAACTCATCCATTATATCGATAGTCGCCGCCCCGGGATAGTTAAATAAAATCTCCACCTGCTCCTCCTGAAGCGCTTTCACCAAGTATGCCGCACCGGAAATCATAAGAGCCTCCTCATCTGCTTATAATATATGTACTCAATTAATATCCACATTCAATACATTTAAAAAATTGAATGTTGTATGTAGATATGATATACTCAATAATATATCATATCTTGTGGTGTGTGAGTATGTCATTAATCTCAATTTATATAAGTATATTAATGTTATTTTTGAAAGGACGGTATACTATGAAAGAAATCCTGGGCTTCCACTTGAACGGTTGCCCTTATTGTAAAAATGCATTCCGCGCCGTCGATGAACTCGTTGCGGAAAATCCTAAATACGCTGATATCCACATCAACTGGGTTGAAGATCAGGATGCCCATGAATTATTCAAAACGCATCCTTACGAATACTATCCGAACTTGTGGTTCGACCTCGACAAACAATACGAGGCTCAACCGGGCGAAAGCTACGAACAGACAAAAACATTAATTAAAGCGGTGCTTGATAAGGCATTGGCATAAAGAAAAGCTGTAACTTCAAATTACTTGAGGTTACAGCTTTTTATGTACAATAAATCTGCTTATCGCCTTATATACAATTAAAATCAACGCGATTTCTAGAGGAAAGCATAGAATATTTTTTATGAGTCGGCTCAAAAAGATGGCGGATACCGCTTTGTTATAAAATATCGTGAGCCACAATGTGTTCAGCACCAGATGTATACATACCGTAACAATCAGTTCCGGCAACAGAAGCCGTTTAAGCGTAACATCACGACCGTGCAGAAAATAACCATACACATAGCCCACCAGAAACTCGGACACAATAAAACCCGGAAAAAATACGCCGTGTCCGAATAAGGACATTCCGATAAAACAGGCAATCGCCGCCATAATGCCGGCGGCCATAGGCCCGTATAGAATACCGAATATGGCGGTCGATAAAAACCCAAATGTAATATGTATAAATGTGGTATGAATGGCGAAAATATAAGATAGTAAAACCGTCAAAGCTATAAATATACCGGTCTTTACAACCATATCAGTCTTCATGAGATGTGATACTCCTTTTCCTATCCTTCCACTCCAAATACATATGGCGAATCACCATAATCGGTGAGACGAATAACATACGCGGTCCGCCATAGCGCATGATTTCACGGATTTTTTCGCGATAGGTCGGCTCATAACAATGTGTTTTACAAACGCTGCAAAAAGTTTTACTGTCCATATGGGGGCATACGTCTATTCGGTGTTCCGCATACTGCCATACCTTTTGGCATTCTTCACACAAATCACCCTTCTGTGTATGATGTTTATTATGACAATAGATGGCAATGATTTGATGCATCGCCTTCAGCTCTAACTGACGTTTTTCATCAACAGTCATACGACCTCCTACTTAACAGACCAGGAAGCCCACGCCACCTTATCCACGGTTTTATTCTGAATCTTGTTATCCATAGCCAGCGGCTCTATGAGATTTCGTATTTCCGCCTTCATATCATCCATACTGCCCCAACCATTATTATGTAACCTCATCGTAAAATATTCAACCGCTTTATTGAGATCCATAACCTCAGTTTCAGGCACGGTTTTATATGTTACTTTCACATTATGCCCCATACTATGAATCGCCTCAAGACACTCCTTCATCTTTCCATCCCAGGGAAATGCATCACTGCCGAAAAAATGTTCCGATAACATATCCACCATTTCATCACTGCGTTCGCTGAAAGCAACCCACAAGCATTTATCCTGGCTCGCATCATGCATGGCACGGATATTTTCAACATCAAACATAATGGGGCAGAAAATGCTGTACGCCAAGTCAAAGGCCTTATCCCATTCTAATTTACGTCTCGTTTCATCAGACCACGGAGCAATATATAAGCTCAAGTCCAGACCTTCTTCATCGGCTAACTGCTTTGCACCGTTAATCATACCGTCCGATAAATCGATTCCCGTCGCGCTATATCCTTCACGTGCCAGTCCTAATGCATAATCACAGACACCACAGCCTACATCAAGTGTTCGACCGCCTGGCGCCGGCAATAATCGCTCCGCCCTCAAAAAATCAAGAAATGCGGTTACCTGCGCCTTGCGATCCTCACGGTTATGCATCTCCACAAAATAGTTGGACCGATTATTCCAAGCATCCTGCTCATCCTTCCACGCTTCGAGGGACACAGACACAGCCTGTATTTCATTTGCCATAATGACTCCTTTATATCTATATAGGATACTGACGATACGAGTCGTCCGCCATATCCGTTTACATACAACACAAAATTAATAGTTCTATATGCCTCGGTGTTCCGTCCGAATGTGTTCAGAATTTCATATAGATTATTCATTCTAATTGTACATCATTCTCAATGATTTTTGTGTTACTATAGTCACATCGGTTATGCAAATTTTATACAAATAAAAAAGCTCTCAGGCTGAACTGCATCTCAAAATTATGTCCAAATTTTAAGATGCAGTTCAATCTGAAAGCCTCTTGTTTCATCATGGTGCGCCTAGCAGGATTCGAACCTGCGCACCCGGTTCCGGAGACCGGTGCTCTATCCCCTGAGCTATAGGCGCATGAGTACCTAAAAATTATACCATATTACGCTATGGTTCGATAGTATAAAGTAAACTGAAGTATAGTCACCCAAACCGACCTGATTAACAATATGCTTCATAAAGCTCCGCCATCGTTGAGCGGCAGATATTTTCATGACAGATGAATAAAATTTTATCATAAAAATCTCGCTATTACACAAAAATCCTCTATAGCATACGCTATAGAGGACTCTTTTGCAATAACTAGAATTAACTTTCCCAATATTATTCAGGATCAATTATAAAAGACAATGCACTGAAGTATTTATTTTGTTCGCCCTTGGTTTGAGTCGGGAAGCCTACTTCCACGCCCACAACATTGAGGCCGTTAGCACTTACAGTAACGATAGCCTTACCATTTGCATCGGTTTTGCTTTCATTTGTAAGATCGTTCATTACATCTTTAATGAGCGGTGCATCAGCATATGGTTTACCTTCTTTAAGCACTTGAATTTCGTAGGTATCACCTTTTCTTAGCGTCAATGGATTCACGGATGGCACGATTTGAATGAAGGCATCTTTATTATTCAAAGGCTTCGCGCTTGCATTCCAGTAGTGCACATCATATTTGATAGCGTGTGTACTCTTAGTTGCACCGGGCACCTGTGTAATAGGTTTATGTACAGTCTTTCCGTCTTTATCCTTTGTCCAATAACCGTAATCAAAGTTCGTTACAGTTACACCAAGGTTGGACGGTTGTTCAATGGCTACATTTTTCTCATGTTTAATCACTTTCACAGGCATAACATTACCGTTTACATCATAACCGGTAATTCCTTTTACCATATCTGAAGTGTATGCATTATCTACAGGCCCTTCACCGAGGACAAGTACTTTTTCATCAGTGCGATTGGCAAAGAAAACGCCATGTGCATCGACAGTGGTTAATATGGAGCCCGCTGCAAGACCAACAGCAAACAAGGATGCAAGAATTTTTTTGTTCATTGGTGGACCCTCCTACAAACTAAAAATAATTTTCAATAAATATATTATCATTATACAGATTCATTTATTAAAGTTTCATGAAATCTTAATAACTTTCATAGACATATGACTATTAGCTATAATCATGTAGAATTATATATGAAAGTAATACTCAATTAGATAATTTTCATTGCTCTTTCTTCTGAAATTCAGCATATCTAAGCCGAACATAAAACAGCGGATAGTCGATACATACCGACTATCCGCTGTATAGATTCGGGAAAACTCGTATTTCCATGAATTTCAATCAATTATTTTTTGTTTTTTGCAGCCTTCGCACGAGCATTCCGGTCAAGAATCATCTTACGCATACGAATGCTTTCAGGTGTTACCTCAACGAGTTCATCATCATTGATCCACTCAAGAGCCTGCTCCAAGGAGAAGATACGAGGCGGCGTCAAGCGTACCGCTTCATCAGAGGAACTGGAACGCATGTTGGTAACGTGTTTTTTCTTACATGGATTAACATCCATATCAAGTTCACGCGTATTTTCACCGATAACTTGTCCTGCATACACGTCTTGGTTAGGGCCAACGAACAATGTACCGCGGTCTTGAACGGAGTTCAAACCATATGGTGTGGTTTCACCATTTTCAAATGCTACCAAAGCACCGCGTGTACGGGAAGGGATTTCACCCTTATATGGTGCATAGCCATGGAATACATGGTTCATAATACCATTACCTTTTGTAGCTGTTAAGAATTGGGCGCGGAAACCGATCAAGCCACGAGCCGGAACTACGAATTCCATGCGAAGATAACCAGCCAATTCAACCATGTTAGTCAACTCAGCTTTACGTTGACCGAGATTTTCCATTACAGTACCCATAAATTCCTGAGGTACATCGATGGTCAACGCTTCAAGCGGTTCACACAATTGATCGTTAATGGTTCTGAAGATTACACGAGGTTTTCCCACTTGTAATTCATAGCCTTCACGACGCATAGTTTCAATCAATACAGCCAAATGCAATTCGCCACGGCCGGATACTTTGAACGCATCTGCAGAATCAGTTTCTTCCACTTTCATGGATACGTTAGTTTCTACTTCGCGGAACAAACGATCACGCAAGTGACGGGATGTAACGAATTCACCTTCGCGGCCTGCAAATGGAGAGTTATTTACGGAGAACACCATGGACAATGTCGGTTCGTCAATGGAAATGGATGGCAACGCTTCAGGATTTTCAGCATCCGCTACTGTTTCGCCGATATTGATATCGTCGATACCGGCAAAGGCGATGATATCACCCATTTCAGCTTCGTCAGTTTCAACGCGATTCAAACCATTGTATGTATATACGCGGCCGATTTTCGCTTTACGAGTGCTTTCACCGTTCATGATGGCAACCTGTTGGTTAGTTTTCATTTTACCGCGTACTATACGACCTACGGCAATTTTACCGATGAAGTTATCGTAATCAAGTGTGGTCACCATGAATTGAAGAGGGCCTTCCATATCACCTTGCGGTGCAGGAATTTCGTCGATCAACGTTTTAAACAACGGTTCCATGTTTACGGCTTCGTCG
It encodes the following:
- the ilvN gene encoding acetolactate synthase small subunit, translated to MELHMKKRCISAYVENQIGVLAKISGLFAGKNYNLDTLTVGETEDPTMSRMTIDLTCDDLTYEQIIKQLNRSVEVIKVIDFTDMAITKRELLFIKVNSCKEADKQEIFRIARTFDLLVVDYSRKSVLVQCVKTVSKNNDMIALFKDMFVNRIEVVRGGSVAIEALSTPDR
- the ilvB gene encoding biosynthetic-type acetolactate synthase large subunit, which codes for MISGAAYLVKALQEEQVEILFNYPGAATIDIMDELYKQDTVKVVLPRHEQALAHAADGYARSTGKVGVCMVTSGPGATNLVTGIATAYADSVPLVCITGQVDLSLMGNDAFQEVDTVGIVRNVCKYAVTVRDRKDLGRILKEAFYIARTGRPGPVVVDMPKNIQKAMGSDEYPTEVNIRSYKPNTTVHVGQIKKACSVIEKAKRPLFLLGGGVNISGANELMMALVEKTGIPVVTTLMGKGAIDSRHPLYLGNVGIHGGYAPNVALTDCDVMISIGTRFNDRITGKLSTFAQNCKIIHIDVDAASISKNIKVDIPVVADAKLAIEKLLEYIEPHDLGEWSKQLQKLKEERPVTQADEEGLTPQIVIDYINNHYDCPIVATDVGQNQLWTTQFLELKGGRQLLTSGGLGTMGYGFPAALGAQLGNPDRRVFSICGDGGVQMNIQEFATAMHYHLPMTLIVLNNGYLGNVRQWQQLFYDKRYACTNLLMDESAIVTRSMIDNDEFEYVPNFVKLAEAYGAKAMRITKVEDMGKGFLLADTFKEGPTLLEFIIPTELNVLPMVPAGKSLSDMLLKDRK
- a CDS encoding glutaredoxin, whose translation is MKEILGFHLNGCPYCKNAFRAVDELVAENPKYADIHINWVEDQDAHELFKTHPYEYYPNLWFDLDKQYEAQPGESYEQTKTLIKAVLDKALA
- a CDS encoding folate family ECF transporter S component, translated to MKTDMVVKTGIFIALTVLLSYIFAIHTTFIHITFGFLSTAIFGILYGPMAAGIMAAIACFIGMSLFGHGVFFPGFIVSEFLVGYVYGYFLHGRDVTLKRLLLPELIVTVCIHLVLNTLWLTIFYNKAVSAIFLSRLIKNILCFPLEIALILIVYKAISRFIVHKKL
- a CDS encoding nitrous oxide-stimulated promoter family protein; the encoded protein is MTVDEKRQLELKAMHQIIAIYCHNKHHTQKGDLCEECQKVWQYAEHRIDVCPHMDSKTFCSVCKTHCYEPTYREKIREIMRYGGPRMLFVSPIMVIRHMYLEWKDRKRSITSHED
- a CDS encoding class I SAM-dependent methyltransferase; protein product: MANEIQAVSVSLEAWKDEQDAWNNRSNYFVEMHNREDRKAQVTAFLDFLRAERLLPAPGGRTLDVGCGVCDYALGLAREGYSATGIDLSDGMINGAKQLADEEGLDLSLYIAPWSDETRRKLEWDKAFDLAYSIFCPIMFDVENIRAMHDASQDKCLWVAFSERSDEMVDMLSEHFFGSDAFPWDGKMKECLEAIHSMGHNVKVTYKTVPETEVMDLNKAVEYFTMRLHNNGWGSMDDMKAEIRNLIEPLAMDNKIQNKTVDKVAWASWSVK
- a CDS encoding DUF4198 domain-containing protein, whose amino-acid sequence is MNKKILASLFAVGLAAGSILTTVDAHGVFFANRTDEKVLVLGEGPVDNAYTSDMVKGITGYDVNGNVMPVKVIKHEKNVAIEQPSNLGVTVTNFDYGYWTKDKDGKTVHKPITQVPGATKSTHAIKYDVHYWNASAKPLNNKDAFIQIVPSVNPLTLRKGDTYEIQVLKEGKPYADAPLIKDVMNDLTNESKTDANGKAIVTVSANGLNVVGVEVGFPTQTKGEQNKYFSALSFIIDPE